A genome region from Penaeus vannamei isolate JL-2024 chromosome 20, ASM4276789v1, whole genome shotgun sequence includes the following:
- the LOC138865355 gene encoding G-protein coupled receptor dmsr-1-like — MGTPSMEGDKKLPRMEKLTEKTTRMLLTVLLLFLLTELPQGVLVLLSGIYGQTFFRKCYLHWGEVMDLLALMNAAVNFLLYYVMSHQFRVTYRSLFSPPVPVNLSPRLPGDTVSTQL; from the exons ATGGGAACGCCGTCAATGGAAGGAGACAAGAAGCTGCCGAGAATGGAGAAGCTGACGGAGAAGACGACGCGGATGCTGCTCACCGTCCTGCTGCTGTTCCTGCTGACGGAGCTGCCGCAGGGGGTCCTCGTGCTCCTCTCCGGCATCTACGGGCAGACCTTCTTCAG GAAGTGCTACCTCCACTGGGGCGAGGTGATGGACCTCCTGGCCCTCATGAACGCGGCCGTCAACTTCCTGCTGTACTACGTGATGTCGCACCAGTTCCGCGTGACCTACCGCTCCCTCTTCAGCCCGCCGGTGCCCGTCAACCTCTCCCCCAGACTCCCCGGGGACACCGTGTCGACGCAGCTCTAG